The following proteins come from a genomic window of Nostoc sp. ATCC 53789:
- a CDS encoding flavoredoxin, with the protein MTIIPDEALVVRGGRNSPEDIRRGIGTHPSGITGISVECAVGSSVAELASSIPHGQIGVTTVGKVRQAGGDVIRTSGRSANHATLRGLNPQQVSQLLTPTVPNPAKQQL; encoded by the coding sequence GTGACAATAATTCCAGATGAAGCATTGGTAGTTCGGGGAGGGCGTAATAGTCCAGAGGATATTCGACGTGGAATAGGTACTCATCCCAGTGGCATAACAGGAATTTCTGTGGAATGTGCAGTAGGATCGTCAGTAGCGGAGTTGGCATCGAGTATTCCTCATGGTCAGATTGGTGTAACAACAGTTGGCAAGGTTCGCCAAGCAGGTGGTGATGTAATCCGAACATCCGGTAGAAGTGCTAATCATGCAACATTAAGGGGTTTAAACCCGCAGCAAGTTAGTCAACTCCTTACACCTACTGTTCCAAATCCAGCAAAGCAGCAGTTATAG
- a CDS encoding nucleoside hydrolase, producing MSKQLVLMDHDGGVDDYLATMLLLTMDHIELLGVVVTPADCYIQPAVSATRKILDLMGFSHISVAESTVRGINPFPTLYRRDSFIVDHLPILNQSETITTPLVAETGQDFMIKVLREASDPVTLMLTGPLTTVAVALDKAPDIEAKIHKIVWMGGALNVGGNVEKSLEPGQDGSAEWNVYWDAVSAARVWQTKIEIIMCPLDLTNNVPVTSELVYKMGRQRHYPISDLAGQCYALVIPQDYYFWDVLATAYLGHPEYYQLREWETEIITTGVSQGRTKVVPGGRKIYAMDKVDKEAFYDYILQQWAR from the coding sequence ATGTCAAAACAACTTGTATTAATGGATCACGATGGCGGTGTAGATGACTATCTGGCAACTATGCTGCTTTTGACGATGGATCATATTGAACTCCTTGGTGTTGTCGTCACTCCAGCAGATTGCTACATTCAACCTGCTGTTAGCGCCACACGTAAAATTCTCGATTTGATGGGATTTTCTCATATCTCGGTAGCAGAAAGCACTGTGCGCGGCATCAATCCATTTCCTACTCTCTATCGCCGTGATTCCTTTATCGTTGACCATCTCCCCATTCTCAATCAAAGCGAAACCATTACTACGCCTCTAGTTGCCGAAACAGGTCAAGATTTCATGATTAAGGTGCTGCGTGAGGCATCAGACCCCGTAACGTTGATGCTAACTGGGCCGTTGACCACCGTTGCAGTAGCTTTAGACAAAGCACCGGATATTGAAGCCAAGATTCACAAAATTGTGTGGATGGGAGGTGCTTTGAATGTTGGTGGCAATGTAGAAAAAAGTCTAGAACCTGGACAAGATGGTTCCGCCGAATGGAATGTTTATTGGGACGCGGTTTCAGCAGCGCGGGTATGGCAAACCAAAATTGAAATTATTATGTGTCCTTTGGATTTAACTAATAATGTCCCAGTTACATCGGAGTTAGTATACAAAATGGGACGACAACGCCACTATCCCATCTCTGATTTAGCAGGACAATGTTATGCGCTAGTTATCCCCCAAGATTATTATTTTTGGGATGTGCTGGCAACAGCTTATCTAGGACACCCAGAATATTATCAATTGCGCGAATGGGAAACAGAAATTATCACCACTGGAGTCAGTCAGGGAAGGACTAAAGTAGTTCCTGGCGGTCGGAAAATTTATGCGATGGATAAGGTAGATAAAGAGGCTTTTTATGATTATATTTTGCAACAATGGGCAAGATAA
- a CDS encoding nucleoside deaminase — protein sequence MDEFMEAAIQEAKQGRQEGGIPIGSVLVKDGKILGRGHNKRVQDGDPVTHAEIDCLRNAGRVGSYRGTTLYSTLMPCYLCAGAVVQFGIKKVIVGESQTFPGAKEFMVSHGVEVIDLNLDDCEQMMSEFIETNPELWNEDIGN from the coding sequence ATGGATGAGTTTATGGAAGCTGCGATTCAAGAAGCAAAACAAGGCAGACAAGAAGGTGGAATTCCTATTGGTTCAGTTCTCGTCAAGGATGGCAAAATTCTCGGCAGAGGACACAATAAACGTGTGCAAGACGGCGATCCTGTCACCCATGCGGAAATCGATTGTCTCCGCAATGCTGGGAGAGTTGGCAGCTACAGAGGTACTACACTCTATTCAACTTTAATGCCGTGTTACTTGTGCGCTGGGGCTGTGGTGCAATTTGGTATTAAAAAAGTCATCGTCGGAGAATCCCAAACTTTTCCTGGTGCTAAAGAATTTATGGTATCTCACGGTGTAGAGGTAATCGATCTTAATCTTGACGATTGCGAACAAATGATGAGTGAGTTTATTGAAACGAATCCCGAACTTTGGAATGAAGATATCGGTAATTAG
- a CDS encoding metallophosphoesterase translates to MTLNFRFAVVSDLHLALPHTIWDHPSRFHLVEVSISAFQSVLEHLIQLDLDFLLLPGDLTQHGEPENHAWLQQCLTQLPFPVYVVPGNHDVPVMLADQQSIAFADFPYYYTKFGYEDPQQMYYIRQLLPGVKLIGLNSNFFNDQGEQVGCLDAKQLRWLEEVLAASVDELVLVMVHHNVVEHLPNQANHPLANRYMLSNSAELLQLLKRYGVKLVFTGHLHVQDIAYSDGVYDITTGSLVSYPHPYRVLEFHRDNQGKESLQIVSHRVESVPDFPDLQHSSRQWMGDRSFPFLVKLLTHSPLNLPLSQAKRLAPSLRDFWATIADGDAVLDYPQFPLEVRRYIETYSASAQSNPGMATGGTLTLIDNNSTLLLR, encoded by the coding sequence ATGACTCTCAATTTTCGCTTTGCGGTAGTCAGCGACTTACACCTGGCACTTCCTCACACAATCTGGGATCATCCTAGCCGTTTTCATCTGGTAGAAGTCAGTATATCGGCGTTTCAAAGTGTACTGGAACATTTAATACAACTCGATTTAGATTTCTTATTGTTGCCAGGAGATTTAACCCAGCACGGCGAACCAGAGAACCACGCCTGGTTACAACAATGTTTAACCCAGCTACCTTTTCCCGTCTATGTTGTTCCTGGTAATCATGACGTTCCTGTGATGTTGGCCGATCAACAATCAATTGCTTTTGCGGATTTTCCCTACTATTACACAAAGTTTGGCTATGAAGATCCGCAGCAAATGTACTACATTCGTCAGTTACTCCCTGGAGTTAAGCTGATTGGACTGAATTCTAACTTCTTTAATGACCAGGGTGAGCAAGTGGGGTGTTTGGATGCCAAACAGCTACGGTGGTTAGAAGAGGTACTGGCGGCATCTGTTGATGAATTAGTTTTGGTGATGGTGCATCATAATGTGGTGGAACATTTGCCCAATCAAGCGAACCATCCACTGGCAAATCGCTATATGTTGTCCAATTCAGCAGAACTGTTGCAATTGCTAAAGCGCTACGGAGTCAAGCTAGTATTTACGGGGCACTTGCACGTTCAGGATATTGCTTACTCAGATGGAGTATATGATATTACCACTGGTTCTTTAGTCAGCTATCCTCACCCTTATCGGGTGCTAGAGTTTCATCGAGATAACCAAGGTAAAGAATCGTTGCAAATTGTATCCCATCGGGTAGAGTCAGTCCCTGATTTCCCCGATTTGCAACACTCATCGCGGCAATGGATGGGCGATCGCTCTTTTCCCTTCTTAGTCAAGCTACTAACTCACTCTCCATTAAACTTACCACTATCACAGGCGAAAAGATTAGCTCCTAGTTTGCGAGACTTCTGGGCAACTATCGCCGATGGAGATGCAGTATTAGACTATCCCCAGTTTCCATTAGAAGTGCGTCGCTATATTGAGACTTATAGTGCATCAGCACAGTCCAACCCAGGCATGGCCACTGGTGGAACTCTTACACTGATTGATAATAACAGCACACTTTTGCTGCGTTAG
- a CDS encoding S-methyl-5'-thioadenosine phosphorylase translates to MAQASIGIIGGSGLYKMDALKDIEEVHIQTPFGSPSDALILGTLDGTRVAFLARHGRNHTLLPSELPFRANIYAMKQLGVEYLISASAVGSLKEEAKPLDMVVPDQFIDRTKNRISTFFGEGIVAHIAFADPICKNLAAVLADAIASLNLPEVTLHRGGTYVCMEGPAFSTKAESNLYRSWDATIIGMTNLPEAKLAREAEIAYATLALVTDYDCWHPDHDSVTVELVIGNLLRNAVNAQKVIQETVRRLSENPPPSEAHSALQYAILTQLDKAPAATKEKLGLLLQKYL, encoded by the coding sequence ATGGCTCAAGCTAGTATTGGGATTATTGGTGGCAGTGGTCTGTATAAAATGGACGCGCTCAAAGATATCGAAGAGGTGCATATTCAAACCCCTTTTGGTTCACCATCTGATGCTTTGATTCTGGGAACATTGGATGGTACAAGGGTAGCTTTTTTAGCGCGTCATGGCCGCAATCACACGCTGTTACCCTCTGAGTTACCGTTTCGCGCTAATATCTACGCGATGAAGCAATTGGGTGTGGAGTATTTAATTTCAGCTAGTGCTGTGGGTTCCTTGAAGGAAGAGGCAAAACCACTGGATATGGTGGTACCAGATCAGTTTATTGACAGAACAAAAAATCGGATTTCAACGTTTTTTGGTGAGGGAATTGTGGCTCACATTGCCTTTGCCGATCCGATTTGTAAGAACTTAGCTGCTGTGTTGGCAGATGCGATCGCATCTCTCAATTTACCAGAAGTTACTCTCCATCGCGGCGGCACTTATGTATGCATGGAAGGGCCAGCTTTTTCCACTAAGGCGGAATCGAATCTTTACCGTAGTTGGGATGCAACAATCATTGGGATGACAAATTTACCAGAGGCGAAGTTGGCAAGGGAAGCAGAAATTGCTTATGCAACTTTAGCGCTGGTGACAGATTATGATTGTTGGCATCCAGACCATGACAGCGTGACGGTAGAATTGGTAATTGGCAATTTGCTGCGGAATGCTGTGAATGCTCAAAAAGTGATTCAAGAAACTGTGCGGCGCTTGAGTGAAAATCCCCCACCGAGTGAGGCGCATTCGGCGTTGCAGTATGCGATTTTGACTCAGTTGGATAAAGCACCAGCCGCGACGAAGGAAAAGTTAGGGTTATTGTTGCAGAAGTATTTGTAA
- a CDS encoding AAA-like domain-containing protein: MANPTIYTVGGTVQAGGGIYIPRQADEELLGLCRSAIFAYVLTPRQMGKSSLMVRTAETLTDEGIRSVIVDLQELGAQVTLEQWYFGFLVKLDDQLMFDTDVMSWWQQHEHLGVSQRLTLFFEQVLLVEVEERVVIFVDEIDSTLSLDFTDDFYTAIRYLYVARATNPEFHRLSFVLMGVATPGDLIRDAKRTPFNIGQRVDLTDFTFEEALPFAEGLGLPSDEAKQLLVQVLKWTGGHPYLTQRLCGALLAESRKPFVETRFIASLENRDVDKIVSSTFFGAMSEQDNNLQFVRDMLTKRSPDPEVLTIYREIRRGKRAVVDEEQSLAKSHLKLSGLVRRENNVLRVRNQIYRQVFDYKWINKHLPFNLRDRWEQLKPALPYVVVLVIFSFLMTGVAVYVNDQRLIVQNARDREEQQRLEAETQRNNAKRQARNARTQQKKAEEQSREAERQKRIANQESERAKKGEKQAKSAQQLAEERGIKLANALNKTKTAEQLAKDRQTDAEKQRDFAKVKEQEATAAKADADKRRINAEILADSLKSQNLMASNLELDALVAGLKVAKRLKKTDKSVEVDTRVLAVATLQQVVYGVKERNRLEGHSSSVISVAFSPDGETIASASQDNTVKLWNRNGGLLHTLQGHSDKVWGVTFSPNGETIASASQDNTVKLWNRNGQLLHTLQGHSSSVYSVAFSPDGETIASASEDKTVKLWNRNGQLLHTLQGHSSSVWGVAFSPDGQTIASASSDKTVKLWNRNGGLLQTLQGHSSSVWGVAFSPDGETIASASADNTVKLWNRNGGLLHTLQGHSSEVWGVAFSPDGQTIASASEDNTVKLWNRNGRLLQTLQGHSDKVLGVAFSPDGEIIASASSDKTVKLWNRNGGLSQTLQGHSNSVWGVAFSPNGQTIASASADKTVKLWNRNGQLLHTLQGHSSEVWGVVFSPDGQTIASASSDKTVKLWNRNGQLLQTLQGHSSEVWGVAFSPDGETIASASADNTVKLWNRNGGLLHTLQGHSNSVWGVAFSPDGQTIASASEDNTVKLWNRNGRLLHTLQGHSSEVWGVAFSPDGQTIASASSDKTVKLWNRNGQLLHTLQGHSSSVWGVAFSPDGQTIASASDDKTVKLWNRNGGLLQTLQGHSSSVWGVAFSPDGETIASASEDKTVKLWNLNLDDLMVKGCAWVRDYLHNNRNVSESDKRLCDDIGTGR; the protein is encoded by the coding sequence GTGGCTAATCCAACCATTTACACTGTGGGGGGGACTGTACAGGCTGGTGGTGGCATTTACATTCCTCGTCAAGCTGATGAGGAATTACTCGGTTTATGTCGGTCGGCAATATTCGCCTATGTTCTTACGCCGCGCCAAATGGGTAAGTCTAGCCTGATGGTACGCACAGCAGAAACATTAACAGACGAGGGAATTCGCTCGGTAATTGTTGACCTTCAAGAATTGGGGGCACAAGTAACATTAGAACAGTGGTATTTTGGCTTTTTGGTTAAGCTAGATGACCAACTCATGTTTGATACAGATGTAATGAGTTGGTGGCAACAACACGAGCATTTAGGAGTATCGCAACGGCTAACGCTGTTTTTTGAGCAGGTTTTACTGGTTGAGGTTGAAGAACGGGTGGTGATTTTTGTGGATGAAATTGATTCCACCCTCAGCTTAGATTTTACCGATGATTTTTATACAGCAATTCGCTATCTCTACGTTGCCCGTGCGACTAATCCTGAATTTCACCGTCTCTCTTTTGTCTTAATGGGGGTAGCGACTCCCGGCGATTTAATCCGTGATGCCAAGCGCACGCCGTTTAATATCGGACAGCGTGTGGATTTAACTGATTTTACCTTTGAGGAAGCCTTACCCTTCGCTGAGGGATTGGGATTACCCAGCGATGAGGCCAAGCAGTTATTAGTCCAGGTGTTGAAGTGGACGGGGGGACACCCATATTTAACGCAGCGTCTCTGTGGTGCCTTATTAGCCGAGAGTCGGAAGCCCTTTGTAGAGACGCGATTCATCGCGTCTTTGGAGAATAGGGATGTAGACAAAATAGTTAGCAGCACATTTTTTGGTGCCATGAGTGAGCAAGACAATAATTTGCAGTTTGTGCGGGATATGCTGACTAAACGCTCACCAGACCCGGAGGTTTTGACTATTTACCGTGAAATTCGCCGGGGTAAGCGGGCGGTTGTTGATGAGGAACAGTCTTTAGCTAAATCTCACTTGAAGCTATCGGGGTTGGTGCGGCGGGAAAATAATGTTTTGCGGGTGCGGAATCAAATCTATCGGCAAGTCTTTGATTACAAATGGATTAACAAACATTTGCCGTTTAACTTGCGGGATAGATGGGAACAGCTTAAACCAGCACTGCCTTACGTTGTTGTGTTGGTAATATTTTCGTTTTTAATGACGGGAGTAGCTGTGTATGTGAATGACCAACGTCTGATTGTCCAAAATGCCCGTGATAGAGAAGAACAACAGCGTCTAGAAGCAGAAACTCAACGCAATAACGCAAAGCGCCAGGCTAGAAATGCGCGAACACAGCAGAAAAAAGCAGAGGAACAAAGCCGCGAGGCAGAAAGGCAAAAACGCATTGCTAATCAGGAGAGTGAAAGAGCTAAAAAAGGAGAAAAGCAAGCAAAGTCTGCACAACAATTAGCTGAAGAAAGGGGAATAAAGTTAGCAAATGCACTTAATAAAACAAAAACTGCTGAACAATTAGCTAAGGACAGACAGACAGACGCTGAAAAGCAACGAGATTTTGCAAAGGTAAAAGAACAAGAAGCAACTGCCGCTAAAGCAGATGCGGATAAACGTCGGATAAATGCCGAAATTCTCGCCGATAGCCTCAAATCACAAAATCTGATGGCATCAAATTTAGAACTTGATGCTTTAGTAGCTGGCTTGAAGGTAGCAAAACGACTCAAAAAAACAGATAAAAGTGTAGAAGTAGATACCCGCGTTTTGGCAGTAGCCACACTCCAGCAGGTAGTTTATGGAGTCAAGGAACGTAACCGCCTAGAAGGTCATAGCAGTTCGGTTATTAGCGTGGCATTTAGCCCCGACGGTGAAACTATTGCCTCTGCCAGTCAAGACAACACGGTGAAGCTGTGGAATCGCAATGGGGGACTGTTACATACTCTCCAAGGTCATAGCGATAAAGTTTGGGGCGTGACATTTAGCCCCAACGGTGAAACCATTGCCTCTGCCAGTCAAGACAACACGGTGAAGCTGTGGAATCGTAATGGGCAACTGTTACATACTCTCCAAGGTCATAGCAGTTCGGTTTATAGCGTGGCATTTAGCCCCGATGGTGAAACTATTGCCTCTGCCAGTGAAGACAAGACGGTGAAGCTGTGGAATCGCAATGGGCAACTGTTACATACTCTCCAAGGTCATAGCAGTTCGGTTTGGGGCGTGGCATTTAGCCCCGACGGTCAAACCATTGCCTCTGCCAGTAGTGACAAGACGGTGAAGCTGTGGAATCGCAATGGGGGACTGTTACAAACTCTCCAAGGTCATAGCAGTTCGGTTTGGGGCGTGGCATTTAGCCCCGATGGTGAAACTATTGCCTCTGCTAGTGCAGACAACACGGTGAAACTGTGGAATCGCAATGGGGGACTGTTACATACTCTCCAAGGTCATAGCAGTGAGGTTTGGGGCGTGGCATTTAGCCCCGACGGTCAAACCATTGCCTCTGCTAGTGAAGACAACACGGTGAAGCTGTGGAATCGCAACGGGCGACTGTTACAAACTCTTCAAGGTCATAGCGATAAGGTTTTAGGCGTGGCATTCAGCCCCGACGGTGAAATCATTGCCTCTGCCAGTAGTGATAAGACGGTGAAACTGTGGAATCGCAATGGGGGACTGTCACAAACTCTCCAAGGTCATAGCAATTCGGTTTGGGGCGTGGCATTTAGCCCCAACGGTCAAACCATTGCCTCTGCTAGTGCAGACAAGACGGTGAAGCTGTGGAATCGCAATGGGCAACTGTTACATACTCTCCAAGGTCATAGCAGTGAGGTTTGGGGCGTGGTATTTAGCCCCGACGGTCAAACCATTGCCTCTGCCAGTAGTGACAAGACGGTGAAGCTGTGGAATCGCAATGGGCAACTGTTACAAACTCTCCAAGGTCATAGCAGTGAGGTTTGGGGCGTGGCATTTAGCCCCGATGGTGAAACTATTGCCTCTGCCAGTGCAGACAACACGGTGAAACTGTGGAATCGCAATGGGGGACTGTTACATACTCTCCAAGGTCATAGCAATTCGGTTTGGGGCGTGGCATTTAGCCCCGACGGTCAAACCATTGCCTCTGCTAGTGAAGACAACACGGTGAAGCTGTGGAATCGTAATGGGCGACTGTTACATACTCTCCAAGGTCATAGCAGTGAGGTTTGGGGCGTGGCATTTAGCCCCGACGGTCAAACCATTGCCTCTGCCAGTAGTGACAAGACGGTGAAGCTGTGGAATCGCAATGGGCAACTGTTACATACTCTACAAGGTCATAGCAGTTCGGTTTGGGGCGTGGCATTTAGCCCCGACGGTCAAACCATTGCCTCTGCAAGTGATGACAAGACGGTGAAGCTGTGGAATCGCAATGGGGGACTGTTACAAACTCTCCAAGGTCATAGCAGTTCGGTTTGGGGCGTGGCATTTAGCCCCGATGGTGAAACTATTGCCTCTGCCAGTGAAGACAAGACGGTGAAGCTGTGGAATCTCAATTTGGATGATTTAATGGTTAAGGGTTGTGCTTGGGTGCGCGATTATTTGCACAATAACCGCAATGTTAGTGAGAGCGATAAACGTTTATGTGATGATATTGGCACAGGCAGGTGA
- a CDS encoding AAA-like domain-containing protein: MLNSQAKRIFISYKRNASPDEPVAVQVFQALSQQHKVFIDQTMSVGTRWAECIEAEIRQADFLITFLSALSTSSEMVVAEIETAHHLAKSQSGRPIILPVRLAYQEPFLYPLSAYLNGINWAFWKDEEDTPRLIAELLQAVSGGALAISEEKSKADLLQISQPSLLPHPFPSAQPVSLEMPEGTMESQSAFYVERSSDALTLETIERQGVTITIKGPRQMGKSSLLIRTINTAVNAGKRVALLDFQLFDKAALINADLFFRQFCTWLTDELEMIDKVDEYWNMPLGNSQRCTRYVGRYLLKEFGNPIVLAMDEVERVFDTDFRSDFFGMLRSWHNSRATNPIWKQLDLALVTSTEPYQLIDNLNQSPFNVGLVIDLEDFTAAQVADLNRRHGSPFNASEEKQLMALLGGHPYLVRLALYSVASDRFYPTELFASAIADNGPFGNHLRNHLFRLHNKQELVQGMFQVIRQNTCVDERIFFRLRGAGLVRREGRVVFPRCQLYTDYFREHLRG; the protein is encoded by the coding sequence ATGTTAAACTCACAGGCTAAACGCATCTTCATCAGCTACAAGCGTAATGCTAGCCCCGATGAACCAGTAGCGGTGCAAGTCTTCCAGGCACTATCGCAGCAGCACAAAGTCTTTATCGACCAAACCATGTCTGTTGGTACACGCTGGGCTGAATGTATTGAAGCAGAAATCCGCCAAGCTGATTTTTTGATTACTTTCCTTTCTGCTTTGTCAACTAGCAGCGAGATGGTGGTGGCAGAAATAGAGACAGCACACCACTTGGCAAAATCACAGTCAGGACGACCGATAATTCTCCCGGTGCGTCTGGCGTATCAAGAACCGTTCCTGTATCCCTTGAGTGCTTACTTAAATGGGATTAATTGGGCGTTCTGGAAAGATGAAGAAGATACGCCACGACTAATTGCAGAATTGTTACAGGCTGTCTCTGGCGGTGCATTGGCTATCAGTGAAGAAAAATCGAAAGCAGATTTACTCCAGATAAGTCAGCCGTCACTCCTACCCCATCCCTTTCCTTCAGCACAACCTGTATCGCTGGAAATGCCGGAAGGGACAATGGAATCGCAATCCGCTTTTTACGTGGAACGCTCATCTGATGCACTTACCTTAGAGACTATTGAGCGGCAGGGTGTGACAATTACAATTAAAGGCCCCCGGCAAATGGGCAAAAGTTCCCTGTTAATCCGCACAATTAATACTGCTGTGAATGCAGGTAAGCGGGTTGCTTTGCTGGATTTCCAATTGTTTGATAAAGCCGCCTTAATTAATGCTGATCTTTTCTTTCGCCAGTTCTGTACTTGGTTAACCGATGAACTGGAAATGATTGACAAAGTTGATGAGTATTGGAATATGCCTTTGGGCAATAGTCAGCGTTGCACTCGCTATGTTGGGCGCTATTTGCTTAAGGAGTTTGGCAACCCCATTGTCTTAGCGATGGATGAAGTTGAAAGGGTTTTTGATACAGATTTTCGCTCTGATTTTTTTGGAATGCTGCGAAGCTGGCACAATAGCCGCGCCACTAATCCCATCTGGAAGCAACTGGATTTAGCGCTGGTTACTTCCACCGAACCCTACCAGCTAATTGATAATCTCAACCAATCCCCCTTTAATGTTGGGCTAGTAATTGATTTAGAAGATTTTACAGCAGCACAGGTTGCTGATTTAAACCGCCGTCATGGTTCACCCTTCAACGCTAGCGAAGAAAAGCAATTAATGGCGTTGTTAGGTGGACATCCTTACTTAGTAAGACTTGCACTTTACTCAGTTGCTAGCGATCGCTTCTATCCTACCGAATTATTTGCCAGTGCGATCGCAGATAATGGCCCCTTTGGCAATCATCTGCGTAACCACCTCTTTCGATTGCATAACAAACAGGAGTTAGTTCAGGGTATGTTCCAAGTAATTCGCCAGAACACCTGTGTAGATGAGCGCATCTTTTTTCGCTTGCGGGGTGCGGGTTTAGTGCGCCGGGAAGGGCGTGTAGTGTTTCCCCGTTGTCAACTTTACACCGATTATTTCCGGGAGCATCTTCGTGGCTAA
- a CDS encoding DUF6658 family protein: MNAVRVFLKQIRLRQILTIFLAGLLLIVSTACSGANAQGANPQNPAVQAGGANNPYKNGGDKYGNYRMSTDPKIANPKANQGRDQASLQPSLEFLIATADRESKILYPGAETPAGRINKEAELPLITDKDFRQPEPGGLIQNEPKVGDRVQDRLETVKETVEEASGFLKNKADEASRRPELQRNPAVSR; this comes from the coding sequence ATGAACGCTGTGAGAGTATTCTTGAAACAAATAAGATTGCGCCAGATATTAACTATCTTTTTAGCTGGACTATTGTTGATAGTTAGCACTGCTTGTAGTGGGGCAAATGCTCAAGGTGCAAATCCACAAAACCCTGCTGTGCAAGCTGGTGGAGCAAACAATCCTTATAAGAATGGTGGAGACAAGTATGGCAACTACAGAATGTCTACCGATCCGAAAATAGCAAACCCAAAAGCTAATCAGGGACGTGACCAAGCTAGCTTACAACCAAGTTTGGAATTTTTGATTGCTACAGCAGATAGAGAATCTAAGATACTTTATCCTGGTGCTGAGACACCAGCAGGTCGAATCAATAAAGAAGCAGAGTTGCCACTCATCACAGATAAAGACTTCCGCCAGCCTGAACCCGGTGGTTTAATTCAGAATGAACCAAAAGTTGGGGATCGGGTTCAAGATCGGCTTGAGACTGTAAAAGAGACTGTTGAAGAAGCTTCCGGCTTTTTGAAAAATAAGGCAGATGAAGCAAGTCGCAGACCTGAATTACAAAGAAATCCAGCAGTAAGTAGATAG
- a CDS encoding lysylphosphatidylglycerol synthase domain-containing protein produces MKQFLRWIILGGTLFFLAKALKDNWIGVTAIRIDGVGWAIIAIATGVTLLAHTWAGWIWTWILQELNQPVSSPQFIQVYLKTNIAKYLPGNIWHHYGRIVAAKKANVSAGAATLSVLLEPLLMLAAALIIIVLCSSQFAAANTTLAIQVLQLLSLALVLCAIHPRFLNPVIRFLYRLKAKKSAATTQQTVPFSLKSYPLRPLLGELGFMGLRATGFILTMSALGSLNVNQIPLLLGAFSCAWLLGFVIPGAPGGLGVFEATAYQLLQHHFPAALVFSAIALYRLISILAETAGATLAYLDERLPK; encoded by the coding sequence ATGAAGCAATTTTTACGCTGGATAATTTTGGGCGGAACGCTGTTTTTTTTAGCAAAAGCCTTGAAAGATAATTGGATTGGAGTGACTGCTATCCGCATTGATGGGGTAGGATGGGCAATTATAGCGATCGCTACAGGCGTAACTTTACTAGCGCATACTTGGGCAGGCTGGATTTGGACTTGGATTCTGCAAGAGTTAAATCAACCTGTATCATCTCCCCAATTTATCCAAGTTTACCTAAAAACAAACATTGCTAAGTATTTACCAGGTAATATCTGGCATCACTACGGGCGAATTGTCGCCGCCAAAAAAGCCAATGTTTCTGCTGGTGCAGCTACCTTAAGCGTTTTGCTAGAACCCCTACTCATGCTAGCGGCTGCTTTAATCATCATTGTCTTATGCAGTAGCCAATTTGCGGCAGCTAATACTACCCTTGCTATTCAAGTACTACAATTATTGAGTTTAGCTCTAGTTCTTTGTGCAATTCATCCCCGGTTTTTAAACCCAGTTATTCGCTTTTTGTACAGATTGAAAGCAAAAAAGTCTGCTGCTACAACTCAACAAACTGTTCCCTTCAGTCTTAAAAGCTACCCCTTACGCCCTTTATTAGGAGAGTTGGGCTTTATGGGACTACGCGCCACTGGGTTTATATTAACTATGTCCGCGCTGGGTTCGTTGAACGTAAATCAAATTCCTTTGTTGCTAGGGGCTTTTAGTTGCGCTTGGCTGTTAGGTTTTGTGATTCCGGGTGCGCCTGGTGGATTAGGTGTATTTGAGGCGACTGCATATCAACTTTTGCAACATCACTTTCCAGCGGCCCTAGTATTCAGTGCGATCGCTCTATATCGCCTCATTAGTATTTTAGCTGAAACTGCGGGCGCTACCCTCGCTTACTTAGACGAACGCCTTCCTAAATAA